The DNA window GACCTATAGCTTGCTTCACGGACGCAAACACAGGGGTTGCCGACTTGCCGTGCTACGACACTTCATGCGTAATTTCTGTGTGCTGATCGATGAACCAACTGCTGTCTCCGCGTTACtctacgcatgcatgcatgtatataaacatgcgTATGGCGCGCAATTGTTTTCGACGATTACTATATCGCATGATTCTTCTGCATCTCCTGAAACTAGCATGGGTTCTGAGGCGCCTGACCCTGCCGTTGCTGCATCCGTGCCTCTCGTCCGCCTGAACCACGTCTCCTTTCAGTGCACGTCGGTGGAAAAGTCCGTCGACTTCTACCGCCGAGTGCTTGGCTTCGAGCTCATCAAGCGGCCGGAGTCCCTGAACTTCAATGGAGCTTggtgagtaattaattaacctacaTTACCCCTGAAGCGTCCAGCACAAAAGGACCGATCAAGATGTAATCTGCAATGCATGCAACTTCGTAGTTAGAAATTTGAACCAGTTGTCGAGCTGCATACACAATGCCTGATCATTTCAGTGTGAAATGTTGCTTGTTACAGGCTATACAAGTACGGGATGGGAATACATCTGCTGCAGCggggcgacgacgccgacggtTGCAGCATCCCGACAAGGCCGCTGCCGGCGATCAACCCGATGGGAAACCACGTTTCCTTCCAGGTATCAGTCGCATGCACGCAGGTCGATCAGCTACTGTTATGTTCGAGAGCAGAGTTCGTATTTGTCTTAACTCGATTTGAGCGAATGGCAGTGCTCAGACATGGCGGTCATGAAGGCGAGGCTACGAGC is part of the Oryza glaberrima chromosome 4, OglaRS2, whole genome shotgun sequence genome and encodes:
- the LOC127771965 gene encoding glyoxylase I 4-like, with translation MHVYKHAYGAQLFSTITISHDSSASPETSMGSEAPDPAVAASVPLVRLNHVSFQCTSVEKSVDFYRRVLGFELIKRPESLNFNGAWLYKYGMGIHLLQRGDDADGCSIPTRPLPAINPMGNHVSFQCSDMAVMKARLRAMDREFVVRKVWDGETVVDQLFFHDPDGNMIEVCNCENLPVIPLIVASTSGLPELLPPAMQTNVHG